In a genomic window of Cyanobacteria bacterium GSL.Bin1:
- the pdhA gene encoding pyruvate dehydrogenase (acetyl-transferring) E1 component subunit alpha, which yields MVAERTLPTFQPQRAQINREQGLILYEDMTLGRLFEDKCAEMYYRGKMFGFVHLYNGQEAVSTGVIKAMRQDEDYVASTYRDHVHALSAGVPPKEVMAELFGKETGCSKGRGGSMHLFSEPHNLLGGYAFVAEGIPVATGVAFQSKYRREVLGDPNADQVTACFFGDGATNNGQFFECLNMAALWNLPILFVVENNKWAIGMAHDRATSQPEIYKKASVFGMEGVEVDGMDVLAVHSVAEEAIARARAGEGPTLIEALTYRFRGHSLADPDELRPSEEKDTWFARDPIKKLGAYLVEQELATQQELSEIENRVQTEIDEAVEYAENSPEPDPKELRRYIFAEDD from the coding sequence CTATGAGGATATGACCCTCGGGCGCTTATTTGAAGATAAGTGTGCCGAAATGTACTATCGCGGCAAAATGTTTGGCTTTGTTCACCTTTATAACGGTCAAGAAGCTGTTTCTACTGGCGTGATTAAAGCAATGCGCCAAGACGAAGACTATGTTGCAAGTACCTACCGTGACCACGTTCATGCTCTCAGTGCTGGCGTTCCGCCAAAAGAAGTCATGGCAGAACTCTTTGGTAAGGAAACCGGCTGTAGTAAAGGGCGTGGCGGATCCATGCACTTATTTTCGGAACCTCACAATTTATTAGGCGGATATGCGTTTGTTGCTGAGGGAATTCCAGTTGCAACTGGGGTGGCGTTTCAAAGCAAATATCGCCGGGAAGTGCTGGGCGATCCCAATGCCGATCAAGTGACAGCTTGCTTTTTCGGCGATGGTGCTACTAATAACGGTCAGTTCTTTGAATGCTTGAATATGGCTGCTTTATGGAACTTACCGATTTTGTTTGTGGTCGAAAATAACAAATGGGCAATTGGTATGGCTCACGATCGCGCGACGTCCCAACCGGAAATTTATAAAAAAGCCAGTGTCTTTGGCATGGAAGGCGTGGAAGTCGATGGCATGGACGTTTTAGCCGTACATTCCGTTGCCGAAGAAGCCATTGCTCGCGCGCGCGCCGGAGAAGGCCCTACCTTAATTGAAGCACTAACTTACCGTTTTCGCGGTCACTCTCTTGCCGATCCCGATGAGCTTCGTCCTTCAGAAGAAAAAGATACTTGGTTTGCTCGAGATCCAATCAAGAAATTAGGTGCTTACTTGGTAGAACAAGAATTGGCAACTCAACAAGAACTGTCTGAGATTGAAAACAGGGTGCAAACTGAAATTGACGAAGCAGTAGAGTACGCTGAAAATAGCCCTGAACCTGATCCAAAAGAGTTACGTCGCTATATCTTTGCCGAGGACGATTAA